A genomic window from Candidatus Eisenbacteria bacterium includes:
- a CDS encoding cytochrome c biogenesis protein CcdA, with amino-acid sequence MFEGAAESLAAAVQGNLWAAPFAAFAGGLLTAANPCVIAMVPLMIGYVAGQERAGVRRSFLLSLGFAAGLTAMFALLFLVAWTAGSMLRASWWRYVAVAVCLFMGLHLVGVFRWSPPGLSRLPRVGGGLPGAFLLGLLFGLVSLPCAGPILLALLAVVPLKGTAFGAILLGAYSLGHCGLVLAGGTSMGLVQKMANSRGWTRGLVVARRAAGALVLVVGISILFTT; translated from the coding sequence TTGTTCGAAGGAGCCGCCGAGAGCCTCGCCGCCGCGGTTCAAGGGAACCTATGGGCCGCCCCCTTCGCCGCCTTCGCCGGCGGGCTGCTCACCGCCGCGAATCCCTGCGTGATCGCCATGGTCCCTCTCATGATCGGATACGTGGCGGGGCAGGAGAGGGCGGGCGTGCGCCGTTCCTTCCTCCTCTCCCTCGGCTTCGCGGCCGGGCTCACGGCGATGTTCGCTCTCCTCTTCCTCGTCGCCTGGACGGCCGGCTCGATGCTCCGCGCCTCCTGGTGGCGCTATGTGGCGGTCGCGGTCTGCCTCTTCATGGGACTGCATCTGGTGGGCGTTTTCCGCTGGTCCCCCCCCGGCCTCTCCCGTCTCCCCCGCGTGGGCGGCGGTCTGCCGGGGGCCTTCCTGCTCGGGCTCCTCTTCGGGCTCGTGTCGCTCCCCTGCGCCGGACCGATTCTCCTCGCCCTCCTCGCGGTGGTGCCGCTGAAAGGGACCGCCTTCGGCGCGATCCTTCTCGGCGCGTACAGCCTCGGCCACTGCGGGCTCGTCCTCGCCGGCGGCACGTCCATGGGCCTCGTGCAGAAGATGGCGAACTCGCGCGGCTGGACCCGCGGCCTCGTCGTCGCCCGCCGCGCGGCGGGCGCGCTCGTTCTCGTCGTGGGAATTTCGATTCTTTTTACTACGTAA
- a CDS encoding sulfite exporter TauE/SafE family protein has translation MSVGWVSILVFVIAVLMTIAGRGGGNFYVLLQLVVGASMHLAATTGQFLMASTSLAAMIVFQKHRAVVWPMAIFIGLTTSLMAFVGGFISHGIDGWTLKMVFAGMLVLAGILMLLPIREREGAPPAGVLTWRFRAGEGTYAVDLRIAVPVALATGLFAGMVGVSGGSFLVPLMVLACRLPMRLAVGTATVMVAATAFMGFLGHLSRGAFDPVWILPQTAAAIAGGVLGGRLTLRTKPKVLKRIFAITTLAAAVFLCVNAAMTR, from the coding sequence ATGAGCGTCGGATGGGTCAGCATCCTGGTGTTCGTCATCGCGGTGCTCATGACCATCGCCGGCCGGGGGGGCGGCAATTTCTATGTCCTCCTTCAGCTCGTCGTGGGCGCTTCGATGCACTTGGCGGCCACCACCGGACAATTTCTCATGGCCTCCACGTCGCTCGCGGCGATGATCGTTTTCCAGAAGCACCGCGCCGTCGTCTGGCCGATGGCGATTTTTATCGGGCTCACCACGAGCCTGATGGCTTTTGTCGGCGGCTTCATCTCCCACGGCATCGACGGCTGGACGCTCAAGATGGTATTCGCGGGGATGCTCGTCCTCGCGGGAATTCTGATGCTTCTCCCGATACGCGAACGGGAAGGAGCCCCGCCGGCCGGCGTGCTCACCTGGAGATTTCGTGCCGGAGAAGGGACATACGCGGTGGATCTCCGGATCGCCGTCCCCGTCGCCCTCGCCACGGGATTGTTCGCGGGCATGGTCGGCGTCTCGGGAGGTTCCTTCCTGGTGCCGCTCATGGTGCTCGCCTGCCGGTTGCCGATGCGGCTCGCCGTCGGAACCGCGACGGTCATGGTGGCGGCCACCGCGTTCATGGGCTTCCTCGGGCATCTCAGCCGGGGCGCCTTCGATCCGGTTTGGATTCTCCCGCAGACCGCGGCGGCGATCGCGGGGGGCGTTCTGGGAGGCAGGTTGACGCTCCGCACCAAGCCGAAAGTGCTGAAGAGGATCTTCGCGATCACGACACTCGCGGCGGCGGTTTTCCTCTGCGTGAACGCCGCGATGACGCGCTAG
- a CDS encoding alpha/beta hydrolase — protein MRLFVVILLLLVALPLLLYLGLVLYADARLGRAVDRVDRVRLKSVITGVPEESGITPVRLGGAEGERVEGLLLPPREGEGARLAILLLGGVGTGKEAVRLIDPIPGAAVLSIDYPLKEKLPGNRLLDKAASLPGLVGGAAESARASALALRYLRAREGTERVVVVGVSLGVPYAALLAARCEEVDAAALLHGGGDVSRIVARALPIPERLRGFGGDALGRLIAPLDPARFAGAISPRPLLLVNAEDDPRIPPRSIRALHDAAREPKTIVMLEGGHVLPEKRDLVRGLMKITLEWLAELHFLQRDATPPPPPAP, from the coding sequence ATGCGTCTATTCGTGGTCATCCTTCTCCTCCTCGTAGCTCTGCCGCTCCTTCTCTATCTGGGTCTCGTGCTCTACGCGGACGCGCGTTTGGGCCGCGCCGTCGATCGCGTCGATCGCGTCCGCCTGAAGAGCGTGATCACCGGTGTTCCGGAGGAGAGCGGAATCACGCCGGTCCGTCTCGGCGGCGCGGAGGGAGAGCGGGTGGAAGGCCTTCTTCTCCCGCCTCGGGAGGGGGAGGGCGCGCGCCTCGCGATCCTTCTCCTCGGCGGCGTGGGGACGGGGAAGGAGGCGGTCCGCCTTATCGATCCGATCCCCGGCGCGGCGGTTCTCTCGATCGATTATCCTCTAAAGGAAAAACTGCCGGGGAATCGTCTGCTCGACAAGGCGGCGTCCCTGCCGGGACTCGTGGGCGGCGCGGCGGAGAGCGCCCGCGCCTCGGCCCTCGCCCTCCGCTATCTGCGGGCACGGGAGGGGACGGAAAGGGTGGTGGTGGTCGGCGTCAGTCTCGGCGTCCCCTACGCCGCCCTCCTCGCCGCCCGTTGCGAGGAGGTCGACGCGGCCGCGCTCCTCCACGGCGGCGGCGATGTTTCCCGGATCGTCGCGCGCGCCCTCCCGATCCCGGAGCGGCTGCGCGGCTTCGGCGGAGACGCCCTCGGGCGGCTGATCGCCCCTCTCGATCCGGCCCGCTTCGCCGGCGCGATCTCCCCCCGGCCCCTTCTTCTGGTGAACGCCGAGGACGATCCGCGTATCCCGCCCCGGTCGATCCGCGCCCTCCACGACGCCGCGCGGGAGCCCAAAACGATCGTGATGCTCGAGGGGGGACACGTGCTCCCGGAGAAACGGGACCTTGTGAGGGGGCTCATGAAGATCACCCTCGAATGGCTCGCGGAACTCCATTTTTTGCAACGCGATGCGACCCCGCCCCCGCCGCCCGCCCCCTGA
- a CDS encoding rhodanese-like domain-containing protein, giving the protein MADFDAVLREMDFAFIGEGRFKITADRLLEGPDTILVDLRSDEERAIIDLRPEELLKTISLPLDELPERLSEIPRDKTVGLFCSSHTRSTMAYFYLRAHGYENAKILLSGYDALLPELTPGKLSRRLRARRG; this is encoded by the coding sequence ATGGCGGACTTCGATGCCGTTCTTCGTGAGATGGACTTCGCTTTTATAGGCGAAGGCCGCTTCAAGATCACGGCCGACAGACTACTCGAAGGACCGGACACGATACTGGTCGACCTCCGATCCGACGAAGAGCGGGCGATCATCGACCTCCGGCCGGAGGAGCTGCTCAAAACCATTTCCCTCCCCCTCGACGAGTTGCCGGAGCGCCTGTCCGAGATCCCGAGGGACAAAACGGTGGGGCTGTTCTGCTCGTCGCATACCCGCTCCACCATGGCGTACTTCTACCTCCGCGCCCACGGGTACGAAAACGCGAAGATCCTTTTATCGGGATACGACGCGCTCCTGCCGGAACTGACACCGGGGAAGTTGTCTCGGCGGCTCCGCGCACGCCGGGGATAG
- a CDS encoding ATP-dependent 6-phosphofructokinase, with translation MIRTEDLKIRELGERAHASPLNFSTIRGDGIGNFIRDKTRVLYLAERVPGEDPREDLRFQKAGPRERIFFDPAKTRAAVVTCGGLCPGLNNVIRAIVHEFRHQYGVAEVLGIRHGLRGLNPKVGDPPIPLTLDFVEDIHKEGGTVLGSTRGPQEPAVMVDFLLGRGIDMLFCIGGDGTQRAAHAIHEELARRGAPVAVVGIPKTIDNDIPFVAKSFGYSTALEKAREVIDCAHAEAKGTRRGIGLVRVMGRHAGFIAAGATLASQEVNFVLVPEIPFDMDGDEGFLKVLEGRMAKRHHAVIVVAEGAGQDHLAAEAEKDASGNVRLRDIGAFLKERIGAYFKGIGDPVDLKYIDPSYIIRSIRANGEDSVFCNDLARHAVHAAMAGKTDLLIGTRHDTFIHVPIPLATSRKKRISTEGRLWMAVLEATAQPAFFGRRVVDEETDEL, from the coding sequence ATGATCCGTACGGAAGATCTCAAAATCCGCGAACTGGGCGAGAGGGCCCACGCGTCGCCCCTCAACTTCTCCACGATCCGCGGCGACGGAATCGGCAACTTCATCCGGGACAAAACGCGCGTCCTCTACCTCGCCGAACGCGTCCCGGGCGAAGATCCCCGCGAAGACCTCCGCTTCCAGAAGGCGGGCCCGCGGGAGCGCATCTTCTTCGATCCGGCGAAGACGCGCGCGGCGGTGGTCACCTGCGGCGGGCTCTGCCCCGGCCTGAACAACGTGATCCGCGCGATCGTCCACGAGTTCCGGCATCAGTACGGCGTGGCCGAGGTGCTCGGCATCCGGCACGGCTTGCGCGGCCTGAATCCCAAGGTGGGCGACCCGCCCATCCCCCTCACCCTCGATTTCGTCGAGGACATCCATAAAGAGGGCGGGACGGTGCTCGGCTCCACCCGCGGGCCGCAGGAACCGGCGGTGATGGTCGACTTCCTCCTCGGCCGCGGCATCGACATGCTCTTCTGCATCGGCGGCGACGGCACGCAGCGCGCCGCCCACGCGATCCACGAGGAACTCGCGCGACGGGGCGCGCCGGTCGCCGTCGTCGGCATCCCCAAGACGATCGACAACGACATCCCCTTCGTGGCGAAGTCCTTCGGCTACAGCACGGCGCTGGAGAAAGCGCGCGAGGTGATCGACTGCGCCCACGCCGAGGCGAAGGGGACGCGGCGCGGCATCGGCCTCGTTCGCGTGATGGGGCGCCACGCCGGGTTCATCGCCGCCGGCGCCACCCTCGCCAGCCAGGAAGTGAACTTCGTCCTCGTCCCCGAAATTCCCTTCGACATGGACGGCGACGAAGGGTTCCTGAAGGTTCTGGAGGGGCGGATGGCGAAGAGGCACCACGCGGTGATCGTCGTCGCCGAGGGGGCGGGGCAGGACCATCTCGCGGCGGAGGCGGAGAAGGACGCCTCGGGGAACGTGCGGCTCCGCGACATCGGCGCCTTCTTGAAGGAACGAATCGGCGCGTACTTCAAGGGGATCGGCGACCCCGTCGATCTGAAATACATCGACCCGAGCTACATCATCCGGAGCATCCGCGCGAACGGCGAGGACAGCGTCTTCTGCAACGATCTGGCGCGCCACGCCGTCCACGCCGCCATGGCGGGGAAGACGGACCTGCTGATCGGGACGCGCCACGACACATTCATCCACGTTCCGATCCCGCTCGCCACGTCACGCAAAAAGCGGATCTCGACCGAGGGGCGCCTCTGGATGGCGGTCCTCGAGGCGACCGCCCAGCCGGCGTTCTTCGGACGCCGCGTCGTCGACGAAGAGACCGACGAACTCTGA
- a CDS encoding thioredoxin family protein, protein MKHQRLVSILLFAVLLFLAVTYARERARRGEGAEGATAVEAPARETLPSLVDLGSDKCIPCQKMAPILEELRGVYAGRAEVRFIDVRIDPEEGRRHGVRVIPTQIFFDREGNEVWRHEGFLSKEEIVARFAEMGVE, encoded by the coding sequence ATGAAACATCAACGTTTGGTCTCCATTCTTCTTTTCGCGGTGCTGCTCTTTCTGGCCGTCACCTACGCAAGAGAGCGCGCCCGGCGCGGCGAGGGCGCGGAAGGCGCGACGGCGGTGGAGGCGCCCGCGCGGGAGACGCTCCCGAGTCTCGTCGATCTGGGATCGGACAAGTGCATCCCCTGCCAAAAGATGGCGCCGATCCTGGAGGAGCTGCGCGGCGTGTACGCCGGGCGGGCGGAGGTCCGCTTCATAGACGTTCGTATCGATCCGGAAGAAGGGCGCCGCCACGGCGTTCGCGTCATTCCCACGCAGATCTTCTTCGACCGCGAGGGGAACGAGGTGTGGCGACACGAGGGCTTCCTCTCGAAAGAGGAGATCGTCGCCCGCTTCGCGGAAATGGGGGTGGAGTAG
- a CDS encoding esterase family protein: protein MKRIPRTRRRAFPLAAPFLFAALIAAPAAAEETDRTAPITECPREEIFPSYGAFLAELDRVTAIEDGEERVDALDALWLRLREANQVPFVAGDSVAFLYRGPARAVEWRGDWNGWGNGGPLGYGAGRRLGASDLWLCEAVFPLRARLDYKIVLNGSEWILDPVNPLRQVGGFGPNSELRMPGFVYPMETVRRPGGPRGRLEGPYTLPSAALGYDVNVLVYSPPGADTLSDMPVVFATDGHEYAADDMGSMVIVLDNLIGDGRIEPLTAVFIDPREVGVPSHNRRGEQYTAREDFLRFVCDELVPWTEGRYAVRRDAAGRCILGTSLGGLNAAYFGAMRPDIFRNLVVMSPAFRDWPEVIDRYRDLDPGGARVFLSDGLLGDIGDAARLAGVLEERRFDFYYVEMNEGHSWGQWRAVLDDAFLYLYGIGGDAASPRE, encoded by the coding sequence ATGAAGAGGATCCCACGCACGCGCCGCCGCGCGTTCCCCCTCGCCGCGCCCTTTCTTTTCGCAGCCCTCATCGCCGCGCCCGCGGCGGCGGAGGAGACCGACAGGACCGCGCCGATCACCGAATGTCCTCGCGAAGAGATCTTCCCCTCCTACGGCGCCTTTCTGGCGGAACTCGACCGCGTCACGGCGATCGAAGATGGGGAGGAGCGTGTCGACGCGCTCGACGCGCTCTGGCTTCGCCTCCGCGAGGCGAACCAGGTCCCCTTCGTGGCGGGCGATTCCGTCGCCTTCCTTTATCGCGGGCCGGCGCGCGCGGTGGAGTGGAGGGGGGACTGGAACGGTTGGGGGAACGGCGGTCCTCTCGGCTACGGCGCCGGTCGCCGGCTCGGCGCGTCCGACCTCTGGCTCTGCGAAGCGGTCTTCCCGCTCCGCGCGCGCCTCGATTACAAGATCGTGCTGAACGGCTCCGAATGGATCCTCGACCCGGTGAACCCCCTCCGGCAGGTGGGAGGCTTCGGGCCGAACTCGGAACTCCGGATGCCGGGCTTCGTCTATCCGATGGAGACGGTGCGCCGGCCGGGCGGGCCGCGCGGCCGGTTGGAGGGGCCGTACACTCTGCCGAGCGCCGCCCTCGGCTACGACGTGAACGTCCTCGTCTATTCGCCCCCCGGCGCGGACACACTCTCCGACATGCCGGTCGTTTTCGCGACCGACGGCCACGAGTACGCCGCCGACGACATGGGGAGCATGGTGATCGTCCTCGACAACCTGATCGGCGACGGGAGGATCGAGCCGCTCACGGCGGTTTTCATCGACCCGCGCGAGGTGGGCGTCCCCTCCCACAACCGCCGCGGCGAACAGTACACGGCGCGCGAAGACTTTCTCCGTTTCGTCTGCGACGAGTTGGTCCCTTGGACGGAGGGGCGCTACGCCGTGAGGCGGGACGCGGCGGGGCGCTGCATACTCGGCACCTCTCTCGGCGGGCTGAACGCCGCCTACTTCGGCGCCATGCGCCCCGACATCTTCCGTAATCTGGTCGTCATGTCCCCCGCCTTTCGCGATTGGCCGGAGGTGATCGACCGCTACCGCGATCTCGATCCCGGCGGGGCGCGGGTTTTCCTGAGCGACGGCCTTCTGGGGGATATCGGAGACGCGGCGCGTCTCGCCGGCGTCCTCGAGGAGAGGCGCTTCGATTTCTATTATGTGGAAATGAACGAGGGGCACTCCTGGGGGCAGTGGCGCGCCGTGCTGGACGACGCCTTCCTTTATCTCTACGGGATCGGCGGGGACGCCGCTTCGCCGCGGGAGTGA
- a CDS encoding sodium:proton antiporter → MVRLNGERVPGVGRALPALALFLLLVFSPALVFAGGDPHNGDGHAATAEELAEAHAAAPAGDHTEAHEAHGGHHGPPLGERLPLWSVIPFIGILLSIALGPLLAPHLWHHHFPKVSFAWALIFAIPFLIVYRGQAFHEILHIYLVDYIPFIILLWALFTAAGGIAVSGRLPGTPLANTIAIAIGTFLASWIGTTGASMILIRPLLRMNKDRKRKAYIVIFFIFLVSNIGGSLTPLGDPPLFLGFLHGVPFFWTLHLIPMMAFVVAILLAVFFVIDTLNYRKERERLEEAAAAVSAAPFKVEGLRNLIFLGGIMAGVLVSGLWKPGISVNALGVHVPIENMLRDGTLLLMVVLSLRFTPKKMREINEFTWFPIKEVAYLFAGIFMCIVPALAILRAGENGALGFLVRAAESPADYFWIAGGLSSFLDNAPTYLTFLNTELGKFYTGMPELEAVHALIAEHAIYLKALSVGAVFMGANTYIGNAPNFMVKSIAEEAGVPMPSFFGYMLKYSIPILIPIFLLVMFVFL, encoded by the coding sequence ATGGTCAGACTCAACGGGGAACGCGTCCCCGGCGTCGGACGCGCGCTTCCGGCGCTCGCCCTGTTTCTGCTTTTGGTCTTCTCGCCGGCGCTCGTCTTCGCGGGCGGCGATCCTCATAATGGAGACGGCCACGCCGCCACCGCCGAGGAGCTCGCCGAAGCCCACGCCGCGGCCCCCGCCGGTGATCACACGGAGGCTCACGAAGCCCACGGCGGACACCACGGCCCACCCCTCGGCGAACGCCTCCCCCTCTGGAGCGTCATTCCCTTCATCGGGATCCTCCTCAGCATCGCCCTCGGGCCGCTTCTGGCGCCGCATCTCTGGCACCACCACTTCCCCAAGGTGAGCTTCGCCTGGGCGCTCATCTTCGCGATCCCCTTCCTGATCGTTTACAGGGGGCAGGCCTTTCACGAGATCCTGCACATCTATCTGGTCGACTACATTCCGTTCATTATTTTGCTATGGGCGCTCTTCACCGCCGCCGGCGGGATCGCGGTGAGCGGCCGTCTCCCCGGCACGCCGCTGGCGAACACCATCGCCATCGCCATAGGCACTTTCCTCGCCTCCTGGATCGGGACGACAGGCGCGTCGATGATCCTGATCCGTCCTCTCCTCCGGATGAACAAAGACCGGAAGCGAAAGGCTTACATCGTCATCTTCTTCATCTTTCTTGTCTCCAACATCGGCGGCTCGTTGACGCCTCTCGGCGATCCGCCCCTCTTCCTCGGTTTCCTGCACGGAGTTCCTTTTTTCTGGACGCTTCATCTGATCCCGATGATGGCCTTCGTCGTCGCGATCTTGCTGGCGGTTTTCTTCGTGATCGACACGCTGAACTACCGTAAGGAGAGAGAGCGGCTCGAAGAGGCCGCGGCCGCCGTGTCGGCGGCGCCCTTCAAGGTGGAGGGTCTCCGCAACCTGATTTTCCTCGGCGGGATCATGGCCGGGGTGCTCGTTTCCGGGCTCTGGAAGCCGGGGATCTCGGTGAACGCGCTCGGCGTCCACGTCCCGATCGAGAACATGTTGCGGGACGGGACGCTCCTCCTGATGGTGGTTCTCTCCCTCCGGTTCACGCCGAAGAAAATGCGCGAAATCAACGAGTTCACCTGGTTCCCGATCAAGGAGGTGGCCTACCTCTTCGCCGGGATCTTCATGTGCATCGTGCCGGCGCTCGCGATCCTGCGGGCCGGCGAGAACGGCGCTCTCGGCTTCCTCGTGCGGGCGGCGGAGAGCCCCGCGGATTACTTTTGGATCGCCGGCGGCCTCTCCAGCTTCCTGGACAACGCGCCGACGTACCTCACCTTCCTGAACACCGAACTCGGGAAGTTCTACACCGGCATGCCGGAGCTGGAGGCGGTGCACGCGCTGATCGCGGAGCACGCCATCTATCTGAAGGCGCTCTCCGTCGGCGCCGTTTTCATGGGCGCCAACACGTACATCGGCAACGCGCCCAACTTCATGGTCAAATCGATCGCCGAGGAGGCGGGCGTCCCGATGCCCAGTTTCTTCGGTTACATGCTCAAGTATTCGATACCGATCCTTATCCCGATCTTCCTACTGGTCATGTTCGTGTTCCTGTAG
- a CDS encoding winged helix-turn-helix transcriptional regulator: MNLKSPQQYDARARIAKAIAHPTRLLLLDALGHNELCVNELTELAGVDQSTVSKHLTLLREIGLVAARKEGTTHRYRITCRCLGGMFDCIESVLRENLEAQKKLLSG; this comes from the coding sequence ATGAACCTGAAATCGCCACAGCAATATGACGCGCGTGCGCGGATCGCCAAGGCGATCGCCCATCCCACCCGCCTGCTCCTTTTGGACGCTCTTGGACATAACGAGTTGTGTGTCAATGAGTTGACCGAGCTCGCCGGCGTGGACCAGTCGACGGTTTCCAAGCACCTCACCCTTCTGCGCGAGATCGGCCTGGTGGCCGCCCGCAAAGAGGGAACGACCCATCGTTATCGGATCACCTGCCGCTGTCTGGGCGGGATGTTCGATTGCATCGAGTCGGTCCTCCGGGAAAACCTGGAGGCGCAGAAAAAGCTCCTCTCCGGGTGA
- a CDS encoding metallophosphoesterase translates to MNLRITFLVALLSAAAFAHGSAGAYALGDTLTVIMRPILTVPTILAARETLEVTALAPPETEGWEAALLRPPRAFPLDTVAAAYDTALGRWTLRAAVPADTPEELYDLVLVASGGVADTARHAVKVLASYPEEYTVVHVTDTHLPGHTFWPLPTWAGDDTEMDDFREVIRDINLLAPAFVIHSGDYVNEGEMEDYSGYRAFSRAQELLLELEVPVYVVAGNHDVGGWPHAPPSQGTARRNWWRFCGWPWLDDPPDGVRTQDYFFDFGPIRYIGLEAYINYDGWRGAIYGEDSFIPSQIDYLDQVIIMRPLGSKVVLFYHMDFSQQLGDPGGRGIDLALYGHIHRNSGSVNDAPPVLATDAVCDGRRSYRLIRVRGGDQITPWETITAGGQGENLGVRFNMPNDGRHARNVATIVNRHGVDMPDCEVRFVAPASGAPYLITGGSTARVFDADTALVVVARVSARAEDSVRVEIEPGGAAPEPPPPSAAFRLLGNRPNPFNGTTRIRLEIPEPGGRVEIDLFDAAGRYLFPIARGPFSDGVHEVPWDGTAPSGARVPSGVYLYRARFAGAERTGRIVLVH, encoded by the coding sequence ATGAACCTTCGCATCACTTTTCTTGTTGCGCTTCTCTCCGCGGCGGCGTTCGCGCACGGTTCCGCCGGGGCGTACGCCCTCGGCGACACGCTCACCGTGATCATGCGCCCCATCCTCACCGTGCCGACCATCCTCGCCGCGCGGGAGACGTTGGAGGTGACCGCCCTCGCGCCGCCGGAGACGGAAGGGTGGGAGGCGGCGCTCCTCCGGCCGCCCCGCGCCTTCCCTCTCGATACGGTCGCCGCGGCCTACGACACGGCGCTCGGGCGCTGGACGCTGCGCGCGGCGGTCCCGGCGGACACGCCGGAGGAGTTGTACGACCTCGTGCTCGTCGCGTCGGGGGGAGTGGCCGACACCGCTCGTCACGCCGTGAAGGTGCTCGCCTCCTATCCGGAGGAGTACACCGTTGTCCACGTCACCGACACGCACCTCCCCGGCCACACCTTCTGGCCTTTGCCGACCTGGGCGGGTGACGACACGGAGATGGACGACTTCCGCGAGGTGATCCGCGACATCAACCTGCTCGCGCCCGCCTTCGTGATCCACTCCGGCGATTACGTCAACGAAGGGGAGATGGAGGATTACAGCGGCTATCGCGCCTTTTCGCGCGCGCAGGAACTTCTCCTCGAGCTGGAAGTGCCGGTCTACGTGGTCGCCGGAAACCACGACGTGGGCGGCTGGCCGCACGCGCCCCCCTCGCAGGGGACGGCGCGGCGCAACTGGTGGCGCTTCTGCGGCTGGCCCTGGCTCGACGACCCGCCGGACGGTGTCCGCACGCAGGACTACTTCTTCGATTTCGGGCCGATCCGCTACATCGGGCTCGAGGCGTACATCAATTACGACGGCTGGCGGGGGGCGATCTACGGCGAGGACTCCTTCATCCCTTCGCAGATCGACTACTTAGACCAGGTGATCATCATGCGGCCGCTCGGTTCGAAAGTCGTCCTCTTCTATCACATGGATTTCAGCCAACAGCTCGGCGATCCGGGCGGGCGGGGGATCGATCTCGCCCTTTACGGGCACATCCACCGGAACAGTGGATCGGTGAACGATGCGCCGCCGGTGCTCGCCACGGACGCGGTGTGCGACGGGAGGCGAAGCTACCGTTTGATCCGCGTGCGGGGCGGGGACCAAATCACTCCCTGGGAGACGATCACCGCCGGTGGGCAGGGGGAGAACCTGGGGGTCCGCTTCAACATGCCGAACGACGGGAGACATGCGCGCAACGTGGCGACCATCGTGAACCGCCACGGGGTCGACATGCCCGACTGCGAGGTGCGTTTCGTGGCGCCGGCGTCGGGCGCGCCTTATCTGATCACCGGAGGGTCGACCGCGCGCGTCTTCGACGCGGACACGGCGCTGGTGGTGGTCGCGCGCGTCTCGGCGCGGGCGGAGGACAGCGTGCGCGTGGAGATCGAGCCGGGCGGCGCGGCCCCGGAGCCGCCCCCGCCGTCGGCAGCCTTCCGCCTCCTCGGCAACCGCCCCAACCCGTTCAACGGAACGACGAGGATCCGTCTCGAGATCCCCGAGCCGGGCGGGCGCGTCGAGATCGACCTGTTCGACGCGGCGGGGCGCTATCTCTTCCCCATCGCCCGCGGCCCCTTCTCCGACGGAGTCCACGAGGTTCCCTGGGACGGGACCGCCCCCTCCGGCGCGCGCGTGCCGAGCGGCGTCTACCTCTACCGCGCACGATTCGCCGGGGCGGAACGAACGGGGCGGATCGTCCTCGTCCATTAG
- a CDS encoding DUF4197 domain-containing protein yields MDAPLRSVAIALLLIVPLALGGCAAEQTLGGLLGGGGGPLDESTVAAGLKEALRVGTDRTVSVTSALNGFLGNELIRIAMPEQLESMAGTLRTVGLGGQVDEMETAMNRAAELAAGEATDVFVSAITQMTIADAFGILNGGDRAATDYFQEKTTEELSGRFRPIVSEKMEEVGLARIYGDLSTRYNALPFVTTPAVDLTDYVTERALGGLFTVLAQEEGKIREDPAARTTALLKRVFGGKS; encoded by the coding sequence ATGGATGCCCCTCTTCGTTCCGTCGCCATCGCCTTGCTGTTGATCGTCCCCCTCGCGCTCGGAGGGTGCGCCGCCGAACAAACCCTCGGCGGGCTCCTCGGCGGGGGCGGAGGTCCCCTCGACGAATCGACCGTCGCGGCCGGCCTCAAAGAGGCGCTCCGCGTCGGCACCGACCGGACCGTCTCCGTCACGTCGGCCTTGAACGGATTCCTCGGCAACGAGCTGATCCGGATCGCCATGCCGGAACAGCTGGAGTCGATGGCCGGCACGCTCCGCACGGTCGGCCTCGGCGGCCAGGTGGATGAAATGGAGACGGCGATGAACCGGGCGGCGGAACTGGCCGCCGGCGAGGCGACGGATGTCTTCGTCTCCGCCATCACCCAGATGACCATCGCCGACGCCTTCGGCATCCTGAACGGCGGCGACCGGGCGGCGACCGATTATTTTCAGGAGAAAACCACCGAAGAGCTGAGCGGGCGCTTCCGGCCGATCGTCTCGGAAAAAATGGAAGAGGTCGGGCTCGCGCGGATCTACGGAGACCTGTCGACGCGCTACAACGCCCTCCCCTTCGTCACCACTCCGGCGGTCGATCTGACCGATTACGTGACCGAGAGGGCGCTCGGCGGTCTCTTCACCGTCCTCGCCCAGGAAGAGGGAAAGATCCGCGAGGATCCGGCGGCCCGCACGACCGCGCTCTTGAAAAGAGTGTTCGGCGGGAAATCGTAA
- a CDS encoding TM0996/MTH895 family glutaredoxin-like protein produces the protein MKIEVFGTGCPKCNALEGAAREAAEGLGIDYELIKVSDIAEMASRGVLLTPALAVDGVIRISGKVPSVEKIRGMLQD, from the coding sequence ATGAAGATCGAAGTGTTCGGGACCGGCTGTCCCAAGTGTAACGCCCTGGAGGGGGCGGCCCGCGAGGCCGCGGAGGGGCTCGGTATCGACTACGAGCTGATCAAGGTGTCCGACATCGCCGAGATGGCCTCCCGCGGAGTTCTCCTCACCCCCGCCCTCGCCGTGGACGGCGTGATCCGAATTTCCGGAAAGGTGCCCTCGGTGGAAAAGATCCGAGGAATGCTCCAAGACTGA